TGCAATAATCGCTTATCGTTAAATGcaagttttaaataaatattggagATTAATAACCACAGGCTCTGGGGGCAATGATATTATATTTTGTGGTTAGTATATTGTGGAAAAatataaaaacttttaaaaataatgtgtaTTTTCTAAATGTTTTACCCTAAAATAtacactttttaatgcattttggtagggtttttttaatatcaagaactgtattgcaaaattcagaagtgTAAATATGGACTGTATTCCTATCTGAATATTAGGTACAAGAGGTgtgaattaggtcagtttgcttaaaaatgcagtccaaacaaaattctcctccatccctaaatgCAAGAGGTAATATATATTAAATCTCATACCTTAAAGGCACTTTCAGATTTTGATGGGTATGTACAAGTCTTCCAGTGCTTGGCATATGTTAGTCTTGTAGATACCAACAGATTTAATATCTAGTTAAACTGAGTTTTTCTAGGAGCACCTTCTGTTATTGAGAGGAACATGGAGAATGAAAGTACAAAATGTAATTAATGAACTTTCATTTTTGTATAGCTCCCTGCAGTGACTAAAACTGATTTAATACAGCCTTGAACTGTTACAATTCTCTGTCTTATGTTTGCTATTTTTTAAGTTTTCTGTTCCATCCTGTAATGGTGAATTATGttttggaaattaaaaaaaactatttttaaaagaaagagaatGCAAAATCTGAATGGAATTACTAAGCATAATCACCAAGTAGATAAAACAGGGCTTTCAAGCTGTATCAGTTCAGTTATGAACatcataggaaacttcactgtcCTCACTCCAATGCTTGCCTGTCCTTTTCTTTCTGTTCCTTTCAGCCATGACAATGGCAGCTACCACAGTAACAGAGACTGTAAAAGTGATGACAAGAACTGTCACCGTCTCAGCAATGCACAGCTGGGTGTCCACAGATGACAGAGGAAGGCTTCTGAGGATATGAGGTTCCATGCATGTCACGTTATGGTAGTCATCCAAGATCAGCCTCCTGACActgcacaattttgcaaagaccCTCTGAAGGTCACAATCACAGAACCATGGATTGTCTGAGAGCAAGATTTGAGTTCCAGGTGTATGGAGAGATAACAACGTTTTGAATCTAATATGTTCAATTTCATTGTGCACCAAGTTAAGTATGGTGAGGCTGCTTAAAGAAGTAAAGACTAGAGGAGCAATAGTTTTGATCTTGTTGCCCTCCAAGTTCAAAACCTCTAAGTGCTGCAGCATAGAAAAATCTCCATTGTTGAGGTTATGAAGATTATTGTTCTGAAGATAAAGTTGCCTCAAACAGGTGAGACTGCGAAAAGCACCCATTTCTATTGAGGAGATATTATTTTGCAAATTGAGCTTCTGAAGACTTTCAAAGTGCTGGAAGTTCTTGTACCGTAGCTCCTGCAGCCTGTTGTAGGCCAAAACGAGTTCATGG
This DNA window, taken from Rhineura floridana isolate rRhiFlo1 chromosome 2, rRhiFlo1.hap2, whole genome shotgun sequence, encodes the following:
- the LOC133376139 gene encoding leucine-rich repeat-containing protein 17-like, producing the protein MYFHYFIWLWIPLSVCDSETNPCQKICFCKEGAMFVNCSGVSVSSNLIFPPETEHLDLSNNNLHSVPSKGLRSLWKLQVLLLRSNYISRVEERTFISQERLHKLDIGRNEISFLGNSFSFGLISLHELVLAYNRLQELRYKNFQHFESLQKLNLQNNISSIEMGAFRSLTCLRQLYLQNNNLHNLNNGDFSMLQHLEVLNLEGNKIKTIAPLVFTSLSSLTILNLVHNEIEHIRFKTLLSLHTPGTQILLSDNPWFCDCDLQRVFAKLCSVRRLILDDYHNVTCMEPHILRSLPLSSVDTQLCIAETVTVLVITFTVSVTVVAAIVMAERNRKKRTGKHWSEDSEVSYDVHN